A stretch of DNA from Anaerobacillus isosaccharinicus:
ACCTGGTGGTTATTATCTGATAAAACAATGCTTAAAGCACTTCCCCAGCTTCCAGCTCCCAATACTGCTATATTAGCCACTTTTATCCCCCCTACTGTTTTACTTTTTGACCAATTTTACTTTCATTTCCTTTAACTAGCCTTGTAATGTTAGCTCGATGTCGCCAAAATGATAAAATTGTCACGATAATTAGTAAATATGCATACTCAATTGGATACATGAAGTGATCACGGAATAAGATCGTAATTAACGTTGTCAATAGCAAGAACAGTAACGAACCAAGTGAAACAAAACGAGTAATAACGATGCTAAGAATGCCGATGATACCAGCTAGTAGCGCTGGCCAAAAAACGAGAGTTGCTAGAACCCCGATAGTTGTTGCAACTCCTTTTCCACCTTTAAAACGTAAAAATACAGGCCAATTATGTCCAACAATAGCAGCAAGACCCGCTAAAGCAGGTGCTAATCCTTCACCTGCTAAATAAAATCCTAATAAGACAGCCACGATGCCCTTTAATGCATCAAGCAGTAAGACAGCTATAGCTGGGCCAACCCCTAAGACACGAAGTGTATTTGTTGCACCTGCATTTCCACTACCATGTTGCCTGATATCAACTTTCTTTAACCTTTTTCCAAAAACATAACTAAAACTAATCGAACCTAGTAGGTAACCTACTAAGATGGAAATAAAAATTGCCATTTTTCTCCTCCCCTATTTCCCAAGAATTTTATAAATGAATTTCATCATTCCATCTTTTCGCCATTGATATAGCTCATTTTGGTAATTATGAAATTCTCTCAATTATATTATTTTAGGAGAAAACGTTAGTCGTTCTTTTTCCTTGGAATGATTTTAATTGGTGTGCCTTTAAATTCAAATGTTGCACGAATACGATTTTCTAAGAAACGTTCATATGAAAAGTGCAATAACTCAGGCTCGTTAACGAAAATTACAAATGTTGGTGGTTTAATCGCAACTTGGGTCGCATAATTAATTCTTAAGCGTTTTCCTTTATCAGTTGGTGTCGGATTCATTGCAACAGCATCCATAATTAAATCATTTAAGACGTTTGTTGGTACACGTAAGCTATGATTTTCTGCAGCTTCATTCACCATCGGAAGAATTGTATTTAAACGCTGTTTTGAATGCGCTGAAACAAACAAGATTGGAGCATAACTTAAGAATAAGAAATGATCTCTAATTTTTTTCTCAAACGTCTGTAACGTTTTATCGTCCTTCGTAATTGCATCCCATTTATTGACAACAATAACAACTGCTCTTCCAGCTTCATGGGCATATCCAGCAATTTTCTTATCTTGCTCTAAAATA
This window harbors:
- the plsY gene encoding glycerol-3-phosphate 1-O-acyltransferase PlsY — its product is MAIFISILVGYLLGSISFSYVFGKRLKKVDIRQHGSGNAGATNTLRVLGVGPAIAVLLLDALKGIVAVLLGFYLAGEGLAPALAGLAAIVGHNWPVFLRFKGGKGVATTIGVLATLVFWPALLAGIIGILSIVITRFVSLGSLLFLLLTTLITILFRDHFMYPIEYAYLLIIVTILSFWRHRANITRLVKGNESKIGQKVKQ